The genomic segment GCGTCCCTCGCCGATCTGACGGACCGGGACCTTCTGTCGCGAGCGGCCCGCTACGAGCGGGGCCGCGGGCGAAACGCGAACGCGGCGGCCCTCTGGTCCCGTCTGCTCGAAACGTGGCCCGGGGACCGGCGCGCCCGGGAGGCGTACCGGGTCCTCCTCGCGATGCAAGAGGAGGGGAAAACGGAAAGGAACGAGCGCCTCCCCCTGCTTGGCGCCCGCGCCTCCGCCCGGAGCGGGAGAACGGACGAGGCGCTCCGCATCCTCGCCCCTCTGCTCGCCCTCCCGGAATCGGATCCTCTCGCCGGCGAGGCCGCCCTGGAAGCGGGCCGCGCGCTGTACGAGGCGGGCCGTTTTCGCGAAGCGCTCCGCCGCGTGCTTCCCCTCTCGGCGGGGGAGGGGGCGAGCGCGCGGGAAGCGCTCCTCTACGTCGCCCGCTGCCGTAAAAAGTCGGGGGAGTGGCGGGAGTCGATCGAGTCGTACAGGGAGTACACGCGGCGCTATCCGTCGAGTTCCATCGCGCCGGAGGCGGGGTGGGAGATCGCCTGGCGGCTCCGCCTCGCGGGCGAGAACGCCGAGGCGGCGGACGCATTCGCCGATCTGGAGCGCCTCTTCCCGCGGAGCGACTACGCGGTCCGGGCCCCGCTTTACCGGTCCTTCTGCCTGGCGGCGACCGGGCGCGCCGGGGAGGCGTTCCAAGCCCTGGAAAAGATGACCGGCGGCGGAGGGGGCGGAAAGGACCGTGAGGACGCCCTTTTCTGGAGGGCGGAAGCCCTCGCGGATCGAGGAGAGAAGGAGGGCGCCGAGGAGGTCTACAGGGAGGTGGCGGAAGAATACGCCGAGACCTACTACGGGATCCGCGCGGCGAGCCGGATCGGGCTCCGCACCGTGCTCCCGCCGCCGGTGGGGAGGGGCGGCGACGATCCCCTTCTCCGTTGGATCCGCTCCTGGCACGGCGGCGCGAAAGGGACGGAACCGGACACGAATCTCCTCATCCTTTACCGGGACCTGGGAGAGAACGACGAGGCGCGGCGCGAGGCGAACCGGCTGCGGAAACGACACGAGAACGATCCGGAGGCGCTCCTCGGCATCGCGCGGGAATGCCGTCGCCTGGGACTCTTCGACCGCGCCATCCCCTGCGCGCGCCGAATCCAAGCCCTCGCGGAAAAGAAGGGAGAAAACGCCCTCGTTCCGGAGCTCCTCGCCTTGATCTATCCCCTCGGTTACCTGGACCGCGTGGAGGAGGCGATCCGTCCCTACCGCGTCTTCGGTCCCTTCCTCGTCCTCGCGCTGATGCGTCAGGAGAGCTGGTTTCACGAAGAGGCGCACTCCCCGGCGGACGCGCGCGGTCTACTGCAGGTCCTCCCCTCCACGGGGCGGCGGATCGCGCGCGCCCTAGGCGAGCCGGACGACTTCCCGTCGGAGGAACTCTTCCGGGCGGACCGGAACATCCGCTACGGGCTGTGGTATCTTCAGAGCCTGATCGACCGTTACGACGGCGACCTCGCCGTCGTGGCGAGCGCCTACAACGCGGGGGAGGGGATGGCGGACCTTTGGCGGGCGGGGCTCACGCCGGGCGAACCGGGGGGCTACATCGAGAGGCTTCATTTTTCGGAGACCCGGGACTACGTGAAGCGCGCCCTGGCCGGTTACTGGATCTACCGCTATCTGTACCAAAACATTGCTTCGGAACTGTATCAATAAGATCGGAATCGTTCTGCTTCTCGCGGGCGCCGCCGCCGCGGGAGGGCCGGACGAGTCCACCCTGGTCTATCCCCCCTTCCGTCACGACTTCGGCCTCCACCACGTGAGCGACTTTCACCTTCGCCTCTACACGGGAAACCGGGACCGCTTTCTCGCTCCGAAGGGGATCGCGGCGGTGAAGCTGATCGAGAGGGACCGGCCGGACAAGACCGGCGACGACGACGAGCTGACCGTTTTCGGCCTCAACTCGGCGGCCCACCAACTCATCTACAACGATTCCCAGACCTCGATCCGCGTGTACGGCGGCAAGGGGAGCGGCGAGGGGGAGTTTCTCTTCCCCTGGGCGATCGCCGCGTCCCCCTCCGGCGATGTCTATGTCGCGGATACCGGAAACGACCGGATCGTCCATCTACGCTACCGGGGCGGGGACCTCTTCTTCCTGCGCTCCTTCGAGGAGGCGAAGGGGGACACCGCGCGTTTCCGCTCCCCCCGCGGCGTGGCCCTCGCCACCGACGGAACGATTTACCTGTGCGACACCGGAAACCAACGCGTGCTGGCGATCGACCGCACCGGTCGGCTTCTGCGCGTTCTCGGCGGCGCGGAGATCTTCTCGCACCCCGAGGCGATCGCGGTGGTCGACTCCGGCGACCCCTGGACCTGGCGCAAGGAGGACTTCCTGATCGTGGTGGACCGGAACGGCAAGCGGATCCGCAAGCTCTCGCCGGACGGGACGATCCTCGCCGAAACCGACGCGGAGACCCTCGGATCGCCCACATCCCTCTTCCGCGGCGTCGCCGTCGACCATTACCATCAGGTTTGGCTCACCGACGAGGCGAACCACCGTCTCGTCAAGCTGGACCGGTCTCTCCGCTTCCTCGCCTTTTTCGGCCGCGAAGGGGGCGGGGACGGCGAGTTCCGTTCCCCCTTCGGCATCACCATCTGGCGGCGGTACGGGCAGGTCTTCGTTTCCGAGAGGAGCGGCG from the Candidatus Eisenbacteria bacterium genome contains:
- a CDS encoding transglycosylase SLT domain-containing protein; this encodes MNRALRPAAAALLAVSVLTVPAAPADISPLDLPDRPIGWLALPDDSILAQPAPAREGILRICAEMGWAEREYRLRAALQERPRVTDPRLRARERSRIARLAVRAGRDGEAVLWIERIGAEEPFFSAAAALAELRLGRTEAGAARLERVLEEGGFDAPAADLLRYRLAGALGMSGETDRSIALYRSLAADRESRFRSSSRREAARLLFDSGDAGDALDLLREGYGASLADLTDRDLLSRAARYERGRGRNANAAALWSRLLETWPGDRRAREAYRVLLAMQEEGKTERNERLPLLGARASARSGRTDEALRILAPLLALPESDPLAGEAALEAGRALYEAGRFREALRRVLPLSAGEGASAREALLYVARCRKKSGEWRESIESYREYTRRYPSSSIAPEAGWEIAWRLRLAGENAEAADAFADLERLFPRSDYAVRAPLYRSFCLAATGRAGEAFQALEKMTGGGGGGKDREDALFWRAEALADRGEKEGAEEVYREVAEEYAETYYGIRAASRIGLRTVLPPPVGRGGDDPLLRWIRSWHGGAKGTEPDTNLLILYRDLGENDEARREANRLRKRHENDPEALLGIARECRRLGLFDRAIPCARRIQALAEKKGENALVPELLALIYPLGYLDRVEEAIRPYRVFGPFLVLALMRQESWFHEEAHSPADARGLLQVLPSTGRRIARALGEPDDFPSEELFRADRNIRYGLWYLQSLIDRYDGDLAVVASAYNAGEGMADLWRAGLTPGEPGGYIERLHFSETRDYVKRALAGYWIYRYLYQNIASELYQ